The following are encoded together in the Desulfobacterales bacterium genome:
- a CDS encoding aldehyde ferredoxin oxidoreductase C-terminal domain-containing protein — protein sequence MYAWCGTLLGVDLTCQTFEKKVLNPDVARDFLGGRGLNAKTLFDRVKPGIDPLAPENLLCFAPGMLTATSLGLASRLHVSTLSPYSGILGDGNVGGAMASVMKQAGYDQIVVAGASSKPVYLLIEDGEISFHDAGNLWGLTTWATTDALVQRHGKGVCVACIGQAGENLVRQASTIVDKYASAARGSGAVWGSKKLKAMVLRGTGGPELFDRPGYIALTREDKRFLTQDRVQKEVASVYGSHYGVTHWFPGFRNSAKVLSADEIPPALRPEAWKAYEIGRVGCRGCHIKCKNAYKIPEGGRKGEMGEALEYEAIYCLGTNCGVFDPLAIMEMENLCDAYGVDVIAIGNTIALAKDLYNRGIIDDRVTDGLDLSWENVEGQVELIHKTVMREGFGNLIAEGMYALAKRIGKGAMDYCYHVKGLGRGVYPAGLFSLAHAVATRGADHLRGRSWAAGDNSDEEVLKELVAKGIISNDPVQSIIHGERVTTLADCIGRCKGAVNTWTCALPLVWKGSLFEGLAEMLTKATGIPFTAKMVVAVSDRVGAVERAFNARRGITIKEDRLPQRLEFRNTPEGAMERKTHLTLVRAWYEKNGYDTVTGRPTRQTCERLNIAEVAKRLEEDGPYNTWDGPPLRDLNSYPKGGKRF from the coding sequence ATGTATGCATGGTGTGGAACTTTGCTGGGCGTTGATTTGACCTGCCAAACCTTCGAAAAAAAGGTTCTGAATCCTGATGTGGCCAGGGACTTTTTGGGGGGGCGCGGTCTCAATGCAAAAACGCTTTTCGATCGGGTGAAGCCCGGCATCGATCCCCTGGCCCCGGAAAATCTCCTCTGTTTTGCGCCTGGCATGTTGACCGCCACCTCACTGGGGCTCGCCAGTCGTCTTCACGTAAGCACCCTTTCTCCATACAGCGGAATTCTGGGGGACGGCAATGTCGGCGGCGCCATGGCCAGTGTCATGAAGCAGGCTGGATATGATCAAATTGTGGTGGCAGGCGCTTCATCGAAACCTGTTTACCTGCTTATCGAAGACGGTGAAATCTCCTTTCACGACGCAGGTAACCTGTGGGGCCTCACCACTTGGGCTACTACCGACGCACTTGTCCAACGCCACGGAAAGGGGGTGTGCGTTGCCTGCATCGGCCAAGCCGGGGAGAACCTGGTGCGTCAGGCTTCTACCATTGTGGACAAATACGCTTCGGCTGCGCGGGGCAGTGGAGCGGTATGGGGTTCCAAAAAGCTGAAGGCCATGGTGCTGAGAGGCACAGGAGGACCCGAACTGTTCGATCGCCCCGGCTATATCGCCCTGACCCGGGAGGACAAACGGTTCCTGACCCAAGACCGCGTGCAAAAGGAAGTGGCCTCGGTATACGGCTCCCACTATGGTGTGACCCACTGGTTCCCCGGCTTTCGCAACTCCGCGAAAGTACTTTCCGCCGACGAAATCCCACCGGCACTGCGCCCGGAGGCGTGGAAAGCTTACGAAATCGGTCGCGTGGGTTGTCGAGGTTGCCATATTAAATGCAAGAATGCTTATAAAATTCCAGAGGGGGGGCGCAAGGGTGAAATGGGTGAGGCGCTTGAGTATGAAGCGATTTACTGCCTTGGCACCAACTGCGGCGTGTTCGATCCCCTTGCCATCATGGAAATGGAGAACCTCTGTGACGCATACGGGGTAGATGTCATTGCGATTGGCAACACCATCGCACTGGCCAAAGACCTTTATAACCGCGGCATCATCGATGACAGGGTCACCGATGGTCTCGACCTCTCCTGGGAGAACGTCGAAGGTCAGGTGGAATTGATCCATAAGACGGTGATGCGCGAAGGCTTTGGCAATCTTATTGCCGAGGGGATGTACGCCTTGGCCAAAAGAATCGGCAAAGGGGCCATGGACTACTGCTACCATGTAAAGGGCCTGGGGCGCGGCGTCTATCCTGCCGGCCTCTTCTCGCTTGCCCATGCCGTTGCCACGCGTGGCGCCGATCACTTGCGCGGTCGAAGCTGGGCCGCCGGGGATAACTCCGATGAGGAAGTGCTCAAAGAACTCGTAGCGAAAGGGATCATCAGCAATGATCCTGTCCAATCCATCATTCACGGCGAACGGGTCACCACCCTGGCTGATTGCATCGGTCGTTGCAAAGGGGCCGTGAATACGTGGACATGCGCGCTTCCCCTGGTTTGGAAAGGGTCCCTGTTCGAAGGCTTGGCCGAGATGCTGACCAAAGCCACCGGCATTCCCTTTACGGCCAAAATGGTCGTGGCGGTCTCCGATCGCGTGGGGGCAGTGGAACGCGCTTTTAACGCACGCCGGGGGATCACGATAAAAGAGGATAGGTTGCCCCAGCGCCTGGAATTCAGAAACACGCCCGAGGGTGCAATGGAAAGAAAAACTCACCTAACCCTGGTCAGAGCCTGGTATGAAAAGAATGGCTATGACACAGTAACCGGTCGACCCACTCGGCAGACTTGCGAGCGCCTTAATATTGCCGAGGTTGCCAAAAGACTTGAGGAAGACGGCCCTTATAACACATGGGACGGACCGCCCTTGAGGGATTTGAATAGCTACCCCAAGGGCGGAAAGCGCTTCTGA
- the lspA gene encoding signal peptidase II, whose protein sequence is MSNPAEKDMTRHGIARLGIITALIVVLDQITKLIITRTLPLHESIPVIDGFFNLTHVLNPGGAFGVFAQAGPGVRYFFFIGVSLVALGLVFYFYRTTPRSHPVLGAAFALIFSGAVGNLIDRVRFGVVIDFLDFYVKGWHYPAFNVADSAITVGICICVYHFLFNKLP, encoded by the coding sequence ATGTCGAATCCTGCTGAAAAAGACATGACACGGCACGGCATCGCCCGGCTGGGTATTATCACGGCGCTGATTGTGGTGTTGGACCAGATTACCAAGCTGATCATTACGCGCACCCTCCCCCTGCACGAGTCCATTCCCGTCATCGACGGGTTTTTCAACCTTACCCATGTCCTTAATCCCGGCGGGGCCTTCGGGGTATTCGCTCAGGCCGGGCCGGGGGTTCGGTATTTCTTTTTCATCGGCGTTTCGCTCGTTGCGCTGGGTCTGGTGTTTTATTTTTATCGGACCACCCCGCGATCGCATCCGGTTCTCGGCGCCGCATTCGCCCTTATTTTCAGCGGTGCCGTGGGCAATCTGATTGACCGGGTGCGTTTCGGGGTTGTCATCGATTTTCTGGATTTTTATGTGAAGGGCTGGCATTACCCGGCTTTTAATGTTGCGGACAGCGCCATCACGGTCGGTATCTGCATCTGCGTGTATCATTTTCTTTTCAACAAACTGCCATGA
- the ileS gene encoding isoleucine--tRNA ligase, protein MDYKNTLNLPETRFPMKASLINKEPEQLKAWDEARLYDKIREDSKGRPRFILHDGPPYANGHIHMGTALNKVLKDIIIRSRQMSGFDAPYVPGWDCHGLPIEHNVDQELGSQKKEMSQADFRRQCRKYAEKFIDIQREEFKRLGVMGEWENPYLTMTYPYEAIIARECCQFALNGSLFKSKKPIHWCPRCNTALAEAEIEYHDETSPSIFVKFALKDDISGLYPALKDKKVSVVIWTTTPWTIPANLGISLHPEFEYAAVAVGGDDVLILARELTASCMAQFGVTDYQVLAEIKASDLERKNCRHPLYDRDSMMLLGTHVTLEAGTGCVHTAPGHGREDHEVGLAYGLETYSPVDENGRFTKDVEFFAGQFVFDANKAINAMLTEKGALLKESKLTHSYPHCWRCKKPVFFRATPQWFISMDKTGLRQKALAEIDRVQWIPHWGRERIYGMIEKRPDWCISRQRAWGVPITVFYCRDCETMHISQAFVDHVVELFKQHGADVWFEKDASELLPVGAACEKCGGTDFIKETDILDVWFDSGVTHAGVLEARENLSWPADLYLEGSDQHRGWFHSSLLEAVGTRGSAPYKAVLTHGFVVDAEGKKMSKSLGNVVAPKEVINKYGAEILRLWVSASDYRDDVRISETILKQLSDAYRRIRNTCRFLLGNLKDFNPATDSVDDASMPDIDRFALHKLQELIARCRKAYDEFELHIIYHAIFNFCTLDMSAFYLDVLKDRLYTSPPASHERRSAQTVMYALLDGMVRLMAPVMSFTAEEVWRYMPETAEKESSVHRAAMPTANEARVDKALAKTWEGLLQVRREVTKVLERARAEKMIGHSLDAGVTLYVNDALQALLRPYANDLRTIFITSKAEIAAFESAAGAGEATEMEGLRIAVSRVSEEKCERCWIYDATVGEDETHSTICKRCRDALAAIGVS, encoded by the coding sequence ATGGATTATAAAAATACGCTCAATTTGCCCGAGACTCGGTTTCCCATGAAAGCGAGCCTGATCAACAAGGAACCCGAACAGCTAAAAGCATGGGATGAGGCAAGGCTTTACGATAAAATCCGCGAGGATTCAAAGGGAAGACCGCGCTTTATTTTGCATGACGGACCCCCCTATGCCAACGGCCACATTCATATGGGCACGGCGCTAAATAAGGTTTTGAAAGATATTATCATTCGTTCCCGCCAGATGAGCGGATTCGATGCGCCCTATGTGCCGGGCTGGGACTGCCACGGATTGCCCATCGAGCACAATGTGGATCAGGAACTGGGTTCCCAAAAAAAGGAAATGAGCCAGGCCGATTTCAGGCGGCAGTGTCGAAAATATGCGGAAAAATTCATCGACATTCAGCGTGAGGAATTCAAGCGTCTGGGCGTCATGGGAGAATGGGAGAACCCTTATCTGACCATGACCTATCCGTATGAGGCCATCATCGCACGGGAGTGTTGCCAATTCGCCTTAAACGGCAGTTTGTTCAAAAGCAAAAAGCCGATTCACTGGTGTCCGCGGTGCAATACCGCTTTGGCCGAGGCGGAGATCGAATACCACGATGAAACCTCGCCTTCCATTTTTGTCAAATTCGCCTTGAAGGATGATATCAGCGGGCTTTATCCGGCGCTCAAGGATAAAAAGGTGTCCGTGGTCATCTGGACCACCACACCCTGGACGATTCCGGCCAATCTTGGTATCAGCCTGCATCCTGAATTTGAATATGCGGCCGTTGCGGTGGGTGGCGATGACGTGCTGATTTTGGCCCGAGAGCTGACGGCTTCCTGCATGGCGCAATTTGGCGTAACGGATTATCAGGTGTTGGCTGAGATAAAGGCGTCGGACCTGGAAAGGAAAAATTGCCGCCATCCGCTGTATGACCGGGATTCCATGATGTTGTTGGGCACGCATGTCACCCTTGAGGCTGGCACCGGGTGCGTGCATACGGCACCGGGCCATGGTCGCGAGGACCATGAAGTGGGTCTTGCTTATGGTCTTGAAACCTATTCGCCGGTGGATGAAAACGGACGGTTTACCAAGGACGTTGAATTTTTTGCGGGACAGTTTGTTTTTGACGCCAACAAGGCCATCAATGCGATGTTGACCGAAAAAGGCGCGCTCTTAAAAGAGAGCAAACTGACCCATTCCTATCCCCATTGCTGGCGGTGCAAAAAGCCGGTTTTTTTCCGGGCGACGCCCCAATGGTTTATTTCCATGGACAAGACCGGGTTGCGGCAAAAGGCCCTGGCCGAGATCGATCGCGTTCAGTGGATTCCGCACTGGGGCCGGGAGAGAATCTACGGCATGATTGAAAAACGCCCGGACTGGTGCATTTCACGGCAGCGGGCATGGGGAGTTCCCATCACGGTTTTTTATTGCCGAGATTGCGAGACCATGCATATCAGCCAGGCCTTTGTGGATCATGTGGTCGAGTTGTTCAAGCAACACGGCGCCGATGTTTGGTTTGAAAAGGATGCGTCTGAATTGCTGCCGGTGGGGGCGGCATGTGAAAAATGCGGCGGCACGGATTTTATCAAGGAAACCGATATCCTGGACGTGTGGTTTGATTCCGGTGTTACCCACGCGGGGGTGCTGGAGGCCCGGGAAAATCTGTCCTGGCCTGCGGACTTGTATCTGGAGGGCAGCGACCAACATCGGGGTTGGTTTCACAGCTCGCTTCTGGAGGCGGTGGGAACCCGCGGCAGCGCGCCGTATAAGGCGGTGTTGACCCATGGATTCGTCGTGGACGCCGAAGGCAAGAAAATGAGTAAATCTCTTGGCAACGTGGTGGCGCCCAAGGAAGTGATCAATAAATACGGGGCGGAGATATTGCGGCTGTGGGTGTCGGCGTCGGATTATCGGGATGACGTCCGGATTTCAGAAACGATTCTAAAGCAGCTCAGTGATGCCTACCGCAGAATCCGAAACACCTGCCGGTTTCTGCTCGGCAACTTGAAAGACTTTAACCCGGCCACGGACAGTGTTGACGATGCGTCCATGCCGGATATCGACCGGTTTGCGCTGCACAAACTTCAGGAGTTGATCGCCAGGTGCCGAAAGGCCTATGATGAGTTTGAGCTGCATATCATTTATCATGCCATTTTTAATTTCTGCACCCTGGACATGTCGGCATTTTATCTGGACGTGTTGAAGGATCGGCTCTACACTTCGCCACCGGCGTCTCACGAGAGAAGAAGCGCTCAGACGGTTATGTACGCCTTGCTCGACGGGATGGTTCGGCTGATGGCGCCGGTCATGTCCTTTACCGCCGAGGAGGTGTGGCGGTACATGCCCGAAACGGCCGAAAAGGAATCCAGCGTGCACCGGGCCGCAATGCCCACGGCCAATGAGGCCCGTGTGGATAAGGCGTTGGCGAAAACCTGGGAGGGCCTCCTTCAAGTGCGTCGCGAGGTGACCAAGGTTTTGGAGCGGGCGCGCGCCGAAAAAATGATCGGTCATTCTCTGGATGCCGGCGTGACGCTTTATGTGAATGACGCGCTGCAAGCCCTGCTGAGACCCTACGCGAATGATTTGCGTACCATTTTTATTACCTCCAAGGCCGAGATCGCGGCATTCGAAAGCGCCGCCGGTGCGGGAGAGGCAACGGAGATGGAAGGATTGCGAATCGCCGTCTCGCGGGTTTCCGAAGAAAAATGCGAGCGTTGCTGGATTTATGATGCCACAGTGGGCGAGGATGAAACGCATTCGACGATCTGTAAGCGTTGCCGGGATGCCCTGGCGGCAATTGGCGTATCGTGA
- a CDS encoding MFS transporter, which produces MAIQETLKNHTFRLSGFLGLQRSTLGVLSMVVLVGMGEHMAERFLPIYLMALGGGALAIGLLQAMDNLLSALYSFPGGYLSDRIGTKRSLLVFNMVAMTGFALVLLVPSWQAVLAGALLFISWSAISLPATMSLIYKVLPQHKRTMGVSMHSLVRRIPMALGPLIGGIFISVWGERDGVRLAFAAALVLAGAALILQQRLIEDDTPIANPSKDTCNLSPEKNPLKLLRLMNPTMKGLLVTDILIRFCEQIPYAFVVVWCMKTVADPVSAVQFGLLTTIEMATAVLVYIPVAYMADRSTKKPFVLVTFIFFTLFPLVLLFSHSFEWLLAAFFLRGLKEFGEPTRKSLIMDLSPDSCKAGMFGLYYLIRDVFVAMAALGGAFLWQISPQTNLLTAFVFGIIGTVGFAVFGRNTPVPVNDKEAPTG; this is translated from the coding sequence ATGGCAATCCAGGAAACCTTAAAAAACCATACCTTCCGGCTCTCCGGCTTTTTAGGTCTTCAGCGCAGCACCTTGGGCGTACTCTCCATGGTGGTGCTGGTCGGAATGGGGGAGCACATGGCAGAGCGGTTTTTGCCCATTTACCTGATGGCGCTGGGCGGGGGTGCGCTTGCCATCGGTCTTTTGCAGGCGATGGACAACTTGCTCTCGGCCCTCTACAGCTTCCCCGGCGGGTATCTGTCAGATCGGATCGGCACAAAGCGCTCCCTGTTGGTGTTCAACATGGTCGCCATGACCGGCTTCGCCCTGGTGCTTCTGGTGCCTTCCTGGCAGGCAGTGCTGGCCGGAGCGCTACTCTTTATCTCCTGGTCGGCGATCTCACTGCCGGCCACTATGAGTCTCATTTACAAGGTATTACCTCAGCATAAGCGCACCATGGGCGTGAGTATGCACTCACTGGTGCGCCGTATTCCCATGGCTTTGGGACCCTTGATTGGCGGCATTTTCATCAGTGTTTGGGGGGAGCGGGACGGCGTGCGCCTGGCGTTTGCGGCAGCACTGGTGCTCGCGGGAGCTGCCCTGATTCTTCAGCAGCGTCTGATCGAAGATGATACGCCTATTGCAAATCCATCAAAGGACACTTGCAATCTCTCGCCGGAAAAAAACCCGCTCAAACTGCTGCGATTGATGAATCCGACCATGAAGGGGCTGCTGGTGACCGATATACTGATTCGTTTCTGCGAACAGATCCCCTATGCATTTGTAGTGGTCTGGTGCATGAAAACCGTCGCCGATCCTGTCTCCGCCGTCCAGTTCGGTCTTCTGACCACCATCGAGATGGCAACGGCAGTGCTTGTCTACATCCCGGTAGCCTATATGGCGGACAGAAGCACCAAGAAGCCCTTTGTTCTCGTGACCTTTATTTTTTTCACCCTTTTCCCGCTGGTGCTTCTGTTCAGCCATTCCTTCGAGTGGCTGCTGGCCGCCTTTTTTTTACGGGGACTTAAGGAATTCGGCGAGCCCACCCGCAAATCACTCATTATGGATCTATCACCTGATAGCTGTAAGGCGGGCATGTTCGGGCTCTATTATCTCATCCGAGATGTTTTTGTTGCCATGGCCGCGCTGGGCGGCGCGTTCTTATGGCAAATCAGCCCGCAGACGAACCTCCTTACGGCGTTCGTTTTCGGGATCATCGGCACTGTCGGGTTCGCGGTTTTCGGTCGCAACACCCCAGTGCCCGTAAACGACAAAGAGGCTCCAACTGGCTGA
- a CDS encoding chromate resistance protein, with protein sequence MTLNAPLKWLLLIHQIPPTPNALRVKIWRRLQQVGAVAVKQSVYATPISDQSREDLSWILKEIIEGGGDGSISEVRFLEGLSDEKVMALFQGARKSDYEKIIQETNQLVTECSSRQTDPPDSAVRIPLHLTKLQRRLDEVRSIDFFPPPEQETAKSLLSDLSAKVSGKTWAPSAPKEGFDTLKGKIWVTRKNLFIDRIACGWLILRFMDPEAVFKFVQGSRYVPKEGELRFDMFDGEFTHEGNLCSFEIMIQRLHLQDRALFPLAEVVHDIDLKDAKYGRRETDGFNALLTGLVASHPEDNRRMQEGFKLFENLYAYFEKQT encoded by the coding sequence ATGACACTCAATGCCCCATTAAAATGGTTGCTGCTAATCCACCAGATACCGCCCACCCCCAACGCGCTTAGAGTGAAAATCTGGCGGCGCCTCCAGCAGGTGGGGGCTGTGGCCGTCAAACAGTCTGTCTACGCCACGCCCATTTCCGATCAGTCCCGGGAAGACTTGAGCTGGATATTAAAAGAGATCATAGAGGGCGGCGGAGATGGTTCGATTTCAGAGGTCCGGTTTCTGGAAGGTCTCTCCGACGAAAAAGTTATGGCGCTATTTCAGGGCGCCCGCAAGTCGGATTACGAAAAAATCATTCAAGAGACCAATCAGTTAGTGACCGAATGTTCTTCAAGGCAAACGGACCCGCCAGACTCGGCGGTAAGAATTCCGCTCCATTTGACAAAGTTACAGCGCAGATTGGACGAGGTGAGGAGCATCGATTTCTTTCCGCCGCCCGAGCAGGAAACTGCTAAAAGCCTCCTGAGCGACCTTTCGGCAAAAGTGTCTGGAAAGACATGGGCACCATCCGCCCCCAAAGAAGGATTTGACACCCTCAAAGGAAAAATCTGGGTGACAAGAAAAAACCTCTTTATTGACCGCATCGCGTGCGGGTGGCTGATCCTCCGATTTATGGATCCCGAGGCGGTTTTCAAGTTCGTCCAGGGTTCACGCTATGTCCCGAAGGAGGGAGAGCTTCGATTCGACATGTTTGACGGAGAATTCACCCACGAGGGAAACCTGTGCAGCTTCGAAATAATGATCCAGCGCCTGCATCTCCAGGACCGGGCGCTTTTTCCTTTAGCCGAAGTGGTTCACGACATCGATCTCAAAGACGCTAAATACGGCCGCAGGGAAACGGATGGTTTTAATGCGTTGTTGACCGGTCTGGTTGCCTCTCACCCGGAGGACAATCGACGCATGCAGGAGGGCTTCAAGCTATTCGAAAACCTTTATGCCTATTTTGAAAAACAAACGTGA
- a CDS encoding molybdopterin-binding protein, with amino-acid sequence MRKKIPIENAVGTALAHDITEIRPGEFKGAAFKKGHTVCNEDICRLQRLGKNHLYELELEEGEIHEDQAALILADALAGDGIVHDHHPHEGKIKLLSDRDGILYVDATALIAFNMVDEVMCATQHTHSLVKKGEQVAATRAIPLVMKRAVIERAAAIARQNGAVVSIKPLRQVRVGLVITGNEVFSGLIEDRYAAILTQKVQALGSEVIASALVPDNEEIIADVIHKHIEAGCELILTSGGMSVDPDDVSRAGIRKAGADDIHYGAAALPGAMFLVAYIGKVPVLGMPACGLHHRITVLDLILPRILAGEKIGKLQLAALGHGGLCQDCDSCTFPHCPFGKGA; translated from the coding sequence ATGCGCAAGAAGATACCCATAGAAAACGCTGTAGGCACCGCCCTCGCGCACGATATCACCGAAATTCGCCCCGGCGAGTTTAAAGGCGCGGCGTTTAAAAAGGGACACACGGTTTGCAACGAAGACATTTGCCGTTTGCAGCGGCTCGGGAAAAACCATCTGTATGAACTCGAACTGGAAGAAGGCGAGATTCATGAAGACCAGGCCGCGCTCATTCTGGCCGATGCCCTGGCTGGAGACGGCATTGTTCATGACCATCATCCCCATGAGGGAAAGATCAAATTGCTGTCGGACAGAGATGGGATCTTGTATGTTGATGCCACCGCGCTGATCGCTTTCAATATGGTCGATGAGGTGATGTGTGCCACGCAACACACGCATTCTCTCGTCAAAAAAGGAGAGCAGGTGGCCGCCACGCGGGCCATTCCGCTGGTCATGAAGCGCGCCGTCATTGAACGCGCCGCCGCCATCGCCAGGCAAAACGGCGCGGTTGTATCGATCAAACCGTTGCGTCAGGTTCGGGTCGGGCTTGTGATCACCGGCAATGAAGTGTTCAGTGGTCTCATTGAAGACCGTTATGCCGCCATTCTGACCCAAAAGGTGCAAGCGCTTGGCTCCGAGGTGATCGCATCCGCCCTTGTGCCGGACAACGAGGAGATAATTGCGGACGTTATTCATAAGCATATCGAAGCCGGCTGTGAGCTGATTTTGACCAGCGGCGGCATGAGCGTCGATCCGGACGATGTTTCGCGGGCCGGCATTCGAAAAGCCGGTGCGGATGACATTCATTACGGCGCGGCCGCATTGCCCGGCGCCATGTTCCTTGTGGCCTACATCGGCAAGGTACCGGTACTGGGTATGCCGGCGTGCGGGCTGCATCATCGCATCACGGTGCTGGATCTGATATTACCCAGAATTCTAGCGGGAGAAAAAATCGGAAAGCTGCAACTGGCCGCGTTGGGCCATGGCGGACTCTGCCAGGACTGCGACTCGTGCACCTTTCCGCATTGTCCTTTCGGAAAAGGGGCTTAG
- the mobB gene encoding molybdopterin-guanine dinucleotide biosynthesis protein B, protein MTAQNVNPLGPPVVPIVGFSGAGKTTLLVKVIEALSLRGFRIGTIKHHSHDFEMDVPGKDTWRHKQAGASTTLISSPNRIGMVRDVASEMRLDELIPLVSAVDVILVEGFKQIKRDKLEVFRPEVSAQPACLKDEYLVALISDTPIEIGVPRFSPFDVKGVTDFIVTHFQLAR, encoded by the coding sequence ATGACGGCGCAAAACGTCAACCCGCTGGGCCCCCCGGTCGTGCCGATCGTCGGCTTTTCCGGTGCTGGCAAAACCACCTTGCTGGTCAAGGTGATTGAAGCGCTTTCTTTGCGCGGGTTTCGCATCGGCACCATCAAACATCACAGCCATGATTTTGAAATGGATGTGCCGGGTAAGGATACCTGGCGGCATAAGCAAGCCGGTGCGAGTACGACACTAATTTCTTCACCCAACCGGATTGGTATGGTCCGGGACGTGGCGTCTGAAATGCGCCTGGATGAACTAATCCCGCTGGTGTCCGCTGTCGATGTCATTCTGGTAGAAGGGTTTAAACAGATAAAACGGGATAAGCTTGAAGTTTTCAGGCCGGAAGTTTCAGCACAACCGGCCTGCCTGAAGGATGAATACCTCGTGGCGCTTATCAGTGACACACCGATCGAGATTGGGGTGCCTCGATTTTCGCCATTCGATGTCAAAGGAGTGACCGATTTTATTGTCACCCATTTTCAGCTAGCCCGCTAA
- a CDS encoding FmdE family protein has translation MEPFEKLLASSVEAHGHLCPGQVVGVRMAILGCRLIGLDEPKRRDQIKKLIVYVEMDRCTGDAVAHTTGVKLGRRSLKHMDFGIMAATFVNLETQKAFRIVSTEESRDLVSAYAPDIRNYPDQQIEAYKRMPDSVLFRVHAVEVILSEYDFPGPTRRKVTCSNCGQVVRDHREVISSGRVFCKICAGQSYFKNAREVSWPNMNWIPEKKAE, from the coding sequence GTGGAACCTTTTGAAAAACTTTTGGCATCATCGGTCGAGGCACACGGCCATCTTTGCCCAGGACAGGTCGTGGGGGTCCGCATGGCCATTCTCGGCTGCAGGCTGATCGGACTGGATGAGCCCAAACGCCGCGATCAGATTAAAAAACTGATTGTTTATGTGGAGATGGACCGCTGCACGGGCGATGCCGTAGCGCATACCACGGGGGTAAAGCTCGGCCGCCGGTCCCTGAAACACATGGATTTTGGCATTATGGCAGCCACGTTTGTAAACCTTGAAACGCAAAAGGCCTTTCGGATTGTGTCCACGGAAGAATCCAGGGACTTGGTATCGGCGTATGCCCCGGATATTAGAAACTACCCGGACCAGCAAATCGAAGCCTACAAGCGCATGCCGGACAGCGTGCTGTTCCGGGTTCATGCGGTCGAAGTCATCCTGAGTGAATATGATTTTCCGGGCCCGACCCGCCGGAAAGTGACCTGCAGCAACTGTGGTCAGGTGGTCCGGGACCATCGTGAAGTGATTTCGAGTGGGCGTGTGTTTTGCAAAATCTGCGCGGGGCAATCCTATTTTAAAAACGCCCGCGAAGTATCCTGGCCAAATATGAATTGGATACCCGAAAAAAAGGCGGAATAA
- the lgt gene encoding prolipoprotein diacylglyceryl transferase, with product MHPVLIKIGPVSIYTYGLFVALGFLVGILVAQKEAVRLGQAPARVGDLCFYILIAAIIGSRLFYMAVNPGEFMENPLEIFKIWNGGLVFYGGFIAAVVTMVVYLRRKRLPLWQTTDILAPGLAAGHVLGRIGCFFAGCCYGKACALPWAVTFTDPMSLAPHGIPIHPTQLYEVINNLILFSFLWWFRKRKTFDGQVFWVYLLLYGVTRTLLEIFRGDPRGLFLDGLLSISQIIGMALAAIAVAMLIYKPGHRPVKTAGRNA from the coding sequence ATGCATCCCGTCTTAATCAAAATCGGTCCCGTTTCCATCTACACTTACGGGTTATTCGTTGCGCTCGGGTTTTTAGTGGGCATTTTAGTCGCTCAGAAGGAGGCCGTCCGTCTGGGGCAAGCGCCCGCCCGGGTGGGGGATCTGTGCTTTTATATCCTCATTGCGGCCATCATTGGATCAAGACTTTTTTATATGGCCGTCAATCCAGGTGAATTTATGGAAAATCCCCTGGAAATTTTCAAAATATGGAATGGCGGGCTCGTGTTTTACGGGGGATTCATCGCCGCGGTCGTGACGATGGTTGTTTATCTGAGGCGAAAAAGGCTTCCCCTATGGCAAACAACTGATATACTGGCGCCCGGGTTGGCCGCCGGGCATGTGCTGGGACGGATCGGGTGCTTTTTTGCCGGGTGCTGTTACGGCAAGGCGTGTGCGTTGCCCTGGGCTGTGACTTTTACGGATCCGATGTCTTTGGCCCCTCACGGCATTCCGATTCACCCGACGCAGTTATACGAAGTGATCAACAATTTGATCCTTTTTTCTTTTCTATGGTGGTTTCGAAAACGCAAAACCTTTGATGGTCAAGTGTTCTGGGTATATCTGTTGCTCTATGGGGTGACGCGAACCTTGCTGGAAATTTTCAGGGGAGATCCGCGTGGCCTGTTCTTGGACGGCCTTTTGTCCATTTCTCAAATTATCGGCATGGCGCTGGCTGCGATTGCCGTGGCGATGCTGATCTACAAGCCAGGCCATCGCCCCGTCAAGACAGCCGGCCGAAACGCGTAA